The genomic DNA TAGCCTTTAATTTAGTCCTTAGTACCTGTATAGAATCCTTCCCATTCAAGGAAATCAGCTTTGACTGGCTAAAATTCCTATGTGTAATGTGGATAATAAGACATTATTACTGAATCAATGATCAGGAGGGTTACGAGCAGCATGGTGGTCTAGTTAGTTAGCTAGTTAGCAgttagaagttagacttatataccgcttcatagggctttcagccctctctaagcggtttacagagtcagcatatcacccccacagtctgtgtcctcatttcacccacctcggaaggatggaaggctgagtcaaccttgagccggtgagattagaaccactgaactgcagataacagtcagctgaagtggcctgcagtactgcaccctaaccactgcgccaccttggctcatcttGGTCTAGAGGTGGTGCTCTTGCCTCACTGTGAGGcaagagttcgatcctaggtaggctgtgagtttgatcctaggtagcagcagatatttctaaAGAGGAAATATCTGCTATGAGCtccgcataggcatcaggaagggcatccggccagtaaatgtgCAGCTCccttcagttgccctgactccattCCAATGCAAGAGATTGCAGGattgttaaaagaaaaacaaaatgaatagaGGGTTACatgtgaaaaggaaggaaaattagtAATCCAAGTGCAACAtgtaagaatagaataaattacttttaaaataactATTGATAAAATATGATGGATATAAAAAGCCTCATccaaaataatataataagaaAACAAACAGTATCTAACTAAGGATGTTTGAAGGTGGTAAATTGACAGGAAATCAGTCAGTGAAAATACATTTGAATTCTTTTGCAAAATAGTTGTAGAAGTTCCTTCAAGATAATTTTCAATTCAGGAATTTATCTTCACTGGATTGTGGGGATATACTATTCACTTATTGCTCTAGCAAATATAgggtaaattttttttttttagacattttattaggatttataggccgcccttttccctgaggggactcagggcgccttacaatcacagggaggggggtgcaataccaaaagacaaacaatatgtgaacaggataaaataataaaacacaacttgcattcaacagtcagcactcgggcgggtaaattgggaacctatccccaggcctgctgggagagccaggtcttaagggctgtgcggaaggtctggatggtggtgagggtgcggatctcgacggggaggtcgttccacagggtcggagctgcaacagaaaaggctctcctccgtgtagtcgccagtcgacattgactggcggatgggattcggaggaggcccagtctgtgcgatctaatcggtcgaagggaggtgatcggcagaaggcggtctctcaggtacccagatccactaccatggagtgctttaaaggtggtcatcaatacttATCATAATATCATAGTAATTATCATAAACAGGCTGTGACTTGTAATGGTGCTGAATAATCATTAATTTTCTTTACGCTTAGGATtcattgcattttcagctatGCCAGctttagctgagaaaataaaaatcttttttgcaTTTGGTCCAATATATTTGGTGAATCATATAAAACCATGGTATAAGATGGTAATCGATATGAACCAAGTTATTGTAAAGGTATGTGGTTGATGCTGTGGTTCTCAAAGAATGAATGTATGCTAGTTACTTTATTGCTAAGATCTTTAAAAGGCAAGAACAAATCTCATGTCAAGCCTTCAATAGGAGTTAGTCACGCTTAGGTTTGTATCGGATTATTCTTAACAGgtttacaatatttaaaatacttaCAAATATCCTGGGAACTCTGCCAAAGGAAGTTAAGCtagatatcttttttattattcttctCTTGGCAGCAGACAGCATTTTAGTTAGGAAGGCCATTgtgtcattatcattatcatcattaatcATCATCAGACAGACAGcgagatgttcagactgggtttggcatttttgtctatctTATCGAGACCTTACCAAGAATTGCGCGTGCAACGAATcggcagtaatagcaatagcaatagcagttagacttatataccgcttcatagggctttcagccctctctaagcggtttacagagtcagcatatcgcccccacagtctgggtcgacagcaacccacccctaggtATAGGGtaacctgcttgagcaggaggttggactagaagacttccaaggccccttccaaatcTTATTCTGAAACTGCATGATGATACCATCCATGGATGGCTATACTGTCCTCAGAATAGGTTGGTGCGATGCtactgattttattatttatttatttattaattagacttatataccgctgcatagggctttcagccctctctaagcggtttacaaattttttagcaaattgagtcagcaaattgcccccacattctgggtcctcatttcacccaccttggaaggatggaaggctgagtcgaccttgagccagtgagatttgaaccgctgaactgcaaatcagtcagctgaagtggcctgcagtactgcaccctaaccactgcgccaccttggctcctttttttAGTCTCATCCACAGAGCATAAGGTGGAAGAAGCATTTTAGCAATTTTCTGTGGAAGGCAGATAGGGGAGAAGGAAATAATTGTGGTTTGTGAATAGTTAGGGATCTGTATGAATGCAGCATCTCAGCAGGCTACATGATAGTTTCACTTTCTTACTCTTGTTGAATAAATTGTCCCAAAGTCTTTTGCGAGTCTGTATCATGTATGAATCAGTCTTCTGCAGAAGGAAAGGATGAGGGGCTAAGCCATTTGAATTTTGAAGGACATAATTttagaatagcactttttaaagcaaACTTGGAATATAGAAATTTGAAAGGACAGAGCAAGTTCAAAGGCATTGAAAATTGatttgaattgttttatttaCAGGCTGTATTAAGCCGAAAAGAAATTTGCTTGCTACCTAATCACATTGCACGAATCCTGGCCACTAAGTTTTGTCACCTGGATTTATGGAGAAAAACATGTGCAAATATTTTATTGTCCGGTGGTGGAATTAGTGAAAACAATGTAAATATGGTATGTTTATTGCACATTTTTAAACAAATTACTTTATTTCAGACAGTGACATAAATGTACCAATTAaatgaaaaaatttttttttaaatattcttccTCAGAGTCGCCTGGATGTCATTGTATCACATTTATTTGGATGTACATCAACCAAAACTCTGTTACATTGGAAGCAGGTAAGAAATTCTGAAACGTAAAACTAAAAATGTGAATTTTACTAATTTGGAATAGCAAATGCCCCCTTTGATCTCTGTTTTCATAATAAATGTTTCTTTCtcaaataaaattaaagtatCAATTTCCcattaattaaaaatgaattctTCTTTGTTCTCTGTATTAGCTTTCCtgaatattaattaatttatgcCATTACTTATAGAGCATACACcgggggctgtcaaactcgcggcccatgggctggatgcatcatgcgcttgCCATGCCCACACttgttttagcgaaggggggaaaacgtgagtttgacacccttggcctACACCCAAAAGGAGTAGGGCAGTTTGCAGGACAAACCACCATTAAAAACTGTTCTATCCCCCCttcctcgctcgttaacagatgacaggcagagaaacttaaaaggaaagaactttattagtcctcggctcagactggctgctagcccaaaaataaacataaataacgtctctgacaagaagataacagaatgcaaaacaaaaatctcttacggcaaaaccgggcgtccaaaaagaaagcaaagcacttctccaagtgtctctttgaatccgggttacagaaagcaaatcacttctccaagtgtctctcacaaagaaaccacgaccgatgaacaatgaatgatgaacgttgactcctgcaaccaggccgtggcaccatccgtccttttatcaccagagaacgacactaacgagccccagctgcattgttaatcttgcatcccaactcaactcacagcaaacttctgctgagtcacaacaaaaaACTATCAGCCAATCTACACCCAAAAGGAGTAGGGCAGTTTGCAGGACAAACAATCATTAAAAACTATCAGCTAATCTAATCTATCGCTGGGACAGTTCCAGAATTTGCAACCGTTGAAATGATTCTTGTTTCATTGTGTTCTGAAGGGCAGGGCAGTGATTGAGAAAACATGTGGGCAAACGTCCACTGTCCTCCACTGAGTAGGAACACTTCTTCTGCCATGGATCATGTGAATTTGGAGTTGGCAAATCAGCTGGCAAAGAAGCACCAGAACACAGATTGTTATCACTCTGTTAATTGTATTTACTCTAGCGATTAAACAAGCTGCTGTATTTTGAATCAGTTGAAAATTTTCAGTTCTCTTCAAAGGCAAAGTATTTTCCATTGTCTTGTCTGTCAGGTACAAATGTCACGTCCTCAAATCAGGAAAGACACAGCTTGGTTCTTCCAAGCGGAGCTGTTTATTATTCTACacttatagacagaatcttgccaaattgaaGCACCATACTGTCTGCGTTCAGCATATCCTCTGAGAACTATTaggaagtttagtttagtttagtttatttatcttgtatgccgcccactctcggaagactccgggcggcttacaaataaaagggaagggggaatataaaaataaaaacaacaattaaaaataccaacaacattcataacttaggatggggatggataattcaacagccccaggcctgccggaacttGGTCCTggtcgctttgcagaaggccggaagggtagtaagggtccggatctcaacggggagatccttccatagggccggagcagctacagagaaggccctcccccggggggtcgccagccgacattggccagcaggaAGGAACTTCTtcatcctcctttctttctcaaaAAATATTTCGACTGAGTTGCCTCTTATTCTTCTGGAATGCATTCTCTCCCACCTTGTAATCCAGTTTACTATATTCCATTACTTCAAGGGAGTAAATCATTATTACCAATACGTCTCAGTTCTTCAACTGGCACTCCTGAACAAAGCTGGGCAACAGAACTCTTGTAGTTGCTCCACGTATGATTTGTGATCGAATGTTGTTCAGATTCCCATAAAGGAGAGAGTGTATTCCAAATGAGCAAAAGACTGAACAGTCTGTGTGGGAGGAAGACAATCATTTACAGCTACAAAGTTAAAATTAGCTGCATTGCGACGAGTTTAAGACAGTTGCGCCCTTGAAAAATTAGTCATTAGtaggactctgggggatggtagaggacaggaagaggactggttcagccgaaccggtagtgaaaatcacaggtggccctgcccacctgccctggcatcccatttaggcccttttttaagCCAAAAGACGCTGACATttccgaactggtagggaaggtaagtaaatatcacctctgacaggaaggcctggaggaatgttgtccaagggatcgtgatgggtcggacacgactttgcaactaacaaccaaAAAATGTTGGCTGTTATTAGGGGACTTAAAATTCCAACCTCTCCAAAAAACACCAGGTTAGAAAAGTTATTCTATTCCAGAATTACTTCCCCCTCCTTCTAgtctgtgtatctgtgtatctTCACTGATTCTAAGGGATTGTATGAATAGATTATTTTAATGGAAAGCTTCAGAAAATtgcattaacatttttttaaatgtaaaagtaTAATTTGCAAAATTGGTTTTAGAGACTTTTCTCTTGTCCTTTTCAGTTGTACGACACTGGGCAGCTTAAAGAATTTGACTATGGCCCTAAGAATATGGAAAAATACAATCAGgtaggcaaatattttttttttcaaatgaaagaAACATTGCAGATAAATAAGAATGAAGATAAAGCGGTTACAAATTTactatttttgtaatttttttaaacataatattTAACATCTCATCCTGGATTCATCTATTTTGATTAAAGGCAGGAGTGCCCATTTTTGTATCAATGAAATGCTGTGTAGCATGTAAGCATGTAATGCCTACCCAGACATAACTGCCAGGaaatgaaagagccgaggtggcgcagcggttaaatgtagcactgcaggctacttcagctgactgcagttcagcagttcggctgttcaaatctcaccagctcagggttgactcagccttccatccttccgaggtgggtaaaatgaggacccagattgttgttgggggcaatatgctgactctgtaaaccgcttagagagggctgaaagccctatgaagcggtatataagtctaactgctattgctattgctaaattcacAAAATACTATTTAAGCCTGTAGTAGAATACCACAATAATATaacccacaaagaagagggagtcaagctattgtccaaagcacctatgagacaagaagcaatgggtagaaaataatcaaggagagaagcaacttagaactaaggagaaattttctgacaattagaacaattaattagtggaaaaacttgcctccagaagttgtgaacactggaagtttttaagaagagattggataaccatttttctgaaatggtataggtataTTTTCAGCCTGAGCagtggtgttggactagaagacctccaaggtcccttccaactctgttattctattttagtaTTTTGCATATTTGGTGAGACCAGTGATAGTACTTCCACTGCACAAAATATTGGATCTCTCCTAAATTACATGGAAAAGTTCTTTCAGGAGCAATTGAATTAAGACAATTAGAGATAACGAATAAAGCTTACTGTGCTAATAATTTAAACAAgtattttttcagatttttatagggttatggcagtggtgggtttcaaaaattgttggaacctactctgtgggtgtggcctcctttgtgggagtggcttgccacccatgtgaccagatgggagtggattgctgcccatgtgaccagatgggagtggcttgccgcccatgtgaccggatatgaaattatgaattagtacttaggtcggtccaagtagctattcagaagttagtggttagacgCAATCGTAAAgtaagatatggaattaaaaccagaaatattttgttggctatttgaaaaggagtataatatatatttaattttacacatgttagcagttgctggaattgtatttgcacaacagtggaaaaacagagatacgtaaatgaataaatattacaatgtgcaggaataaagaaattgacaattaaaatcaagaaggctttgaatactttttcacgtgggattggttttagccaATTGCCaattaacggaaacagaaattagaaatccaaaaatatgaaagaaaacaccaactATGTAAGGAAagatccctaaaatgtataaggaaatattactagatcattattaatgcgtagataactgcgggacattacacacccaccagtggtgggtttcaaaaaattttggaacctcttctgtaggtgtggcctgctttccgggtccactggtggaacttcttctaaccggttcggtagatttgatgaattggttctaccgaataggtacgaactggtaggaacccacctctgggttatgGTTGAATGGGGAGAAGATCTGTTATAATATGGGATATTGATAGCCACATAGCATGAGACAGACAACAAAAATGCATTATATTAATAATCATCCTAAAAGATAAGTCAGTGTTCTCAGAGCTATCCTAGATCCTTGGGtggtgagacttttaaatacaaccacaatcactccatgcacacactaatttttcttcttttttttcttttttcgtttcagttatagtgaggttaaaaccaatttcattgtatataagtacaatgacaataaagattatagcaatagcaatagcaacagcaatagcagttagatttatataccgcttcatagggctttcagccctctctaagcggtttacagagtcagcatatcgcccccacagtctgggtcctcatttcacccacctcggaaggatggaaggctgagtcaaccttgagccggtgagattagaaccgctgaactgcagataacagtcggctgaagtggcctgcattactgcaccctaaccactgcgccacctcggctcttatacttATCCTGGGAAGTAGCGAAGCTAAATGATTCAAACCACGAGATATTATAGGATGAtattataataatagcaatatttAGTTCTTATGAGATTTAATGAAgtgtttctcctcttctctttagaTGACCCCCCCTTTTTATGATATAAGAAGCATAAATATTCCAACCTTCATGTGGAGTGGTGGAAAAGATAAAATTTCAGCACTAAAGGATACCGAACGATTGCTCCCTCTTCTTAGTAATCTGATCTCCCACAAAGTAATTCCTCATTGGATGCATTACGATTATCTTTTTGGCCTTGATGCTTGTCAAGAATTGTAT from Thamnophis elegans isolate rThaEle1 chromosome 15, rThaEle1.pri, whole genome shotgun sequence includes the following:
- the LOC116518473 gene encoding lipase member M-like codes for the protein MFLFLVISLLVLEFNDSKILPRTKREENPETFMNISEVLQYHGYPNEEHEILTNDGYFLTINRVLGRKASEKTASKPVVLLMPGILTDCGIWLTNVPNNSLGFILADAGFDVWLANNRGSRWCKWHQHFSSQEKEFWNFSFHEMAMEDLPAIIYFILAKTGQKQLHYVGYSQGSTLGFIAFSAMPALAEKIKIFFAFGPIYLVNHIKPWYKMVIDMNQVIVKAVLSRKEICLLPNHIARILATKFCHLDLWRKTCANILLSGGGISENNVNMSRLDVIVSHLFGCTSTKTLLHWKQLYDTGQLKEFDYGPKNMEKYNQMTPPFYDIRSINIPTFMWSGGKDKISALKDTERLLPLLSNLISHKVIPHWMHYDYLFGLDACQELYDELVDIIHNFP